Part of the Micromonospora rhizosphaerae genome is shown below.
GGGCCGGTCCCCGGGTACAAACTGCGGGTAGAACGCGATCATGAATGCGGCGGCCTTGGGGTTCGCCAGCATCACCACCGCGCCCTCACCGAACGCCTTCGACCAGCCATGTGTCGAACTCGATGGCGTGCCGTCATGGAGTTCCAGACCCGTACCGGCCTTGCGGCTGAGCCACGCCGTCCGCCACGCCTTCACTCCCAGATACAGCAGGAAGCCTGCACCGACGACACGAAGCACGATGAAGGCAACCTCAGACGCCGCGACCAGAGCCGCCAGACCGGCGGCGGCGAACAACGCCCAGAGGTAGAGGCCGGCCTCCAGGCCGAGCACGGTCGGGACGGCGCCGGAAAACCCCTTCATGGCGGCGCGGCGCAGAATCAACGCCATCGCTGGACCTGGTGACGCTGAGATCAGCACGACCGCAGCGACAAAAGCGGGCAGTGAAGCAACAAGATCCATGGTGGGCATCCTTTCCTACCTGCGATTGCTGATCTAGTGCTGCGAGTGGGCGACGTCGGTGACCTGACGGGCTGGTCGGGCCAAACTTGCGGATGGCGTCTGCGGTCCCGGGCCGGCGTCGGTACCCACCGCTGCGACCGTGCCTTTCCGGCGGCTGATCGCGGCACCGACGAGCACGACCGCGCCGCCGAGCAGCGCCGCAGGGGAGATGTTCTCGCCGAGGATGACGAAACCGATGCCGATGGCCAGTACCGGCACCAGGTACAGGGAGGTGGCAGCCGCGGCCACCGACAGGCGGGCTTGGGCGTAGGCCCAGGTGACGAAGCCGAGGGCGCTGGGAGCGATGCCGAGGAAGAGGAGCGCTATGACGGCGTCGCCGGAGGCCTGCGAGGCCTGGCGAACCAGAGCAGGAGCCAGCGGCAGGGACAGCGCCGTGCCCGACCACACGACGTAACAGGTAACTTCCAGCCCTCGGTAACGAACCAGTAGGGGCTTCTGGAGCACGAAGAACGATGCTTGGGCGACGGCCGCGCCGAGGACGAGCAGCGCGTCCTTTGTGGGCGTGAATCCGGCACCTTCGGCGAGGGCGATGACTGCGGCGCCGGTAAATCCCAGCGCCAGACCGACGACGGTGCGCCGGGGCAGGCGCTCACGCAGCAGGATCACGGCGAGCACGGAGGCGACGATCGGCGCGGTGTTGACCAGCAGGCTGGCGGTGCCAGCCGGCACGCTGCGTTCGCCGGCGTTGAGCAGGATCTGGTAGGCCGTCATGCCGGTCAGGCCACAGCCGACGATGCGGGCCAGGTCAGAGCGGGCAGGTCGGCGCACACCCAGCAGCGGGGCGATCACCGCCAACATCAGCGACGCCACCACGAGGCGCCCAACCGACAGGCCTGCCACGCCGAACCCGGGCAGGGCCACCCGGATGGCCACGAACGCCGAGGCCCACAGCGTCAGGGTCACTGCCACCGCGGCAGCGACTCGTTGATTACCGATCATGCCGCTAGCTTGCCGAGGCCGTCCCGTAAGTGCCATTAACAAGTCTTGTAGCTATCTTGTAGCGTCGCTTTATGCTCGACGTTCGTCGCCTGCGGGTCCTACTGGCTGTGGCCGAGCACGGTGGCGTCGCCGCCGCCGCGCGGGCCCTGACGTTCACCCCGCCGGCGGTGTCGCAGCACATCGCCGCGCTCGAACGTCAGGTCGGCCTGCCGCTGGTCGACCGCAGCGGCCGCACCGCCCGGTTGACGGCGAACGGTCACCGCCTGGCCGGACATGCCCGTCAGGTGCTTGCCGCGCTGGAGGCCGCTGAGGCCGACATGGCGACCATCGGTGGCACGCTGCGCGGAACGCTCACCATCGGCACGATCCCCACGCTCGGTGTCGCGTTGGTGCCTGCCGTGCTGGCCACGTTGCGGGTCACTGCACCGGAAGTGGATCTGCGCATCGAACAGCGCGAACCGGAGGACAGCCTGCCGGCCCTGACCCGCGGCGAGCTCGACCTTGCACTGGCCGGCGAATACGGCCTCGCGCCGCACCGGCGGCCCGTACACCAAGACCGCATCGACCTGTTCACCGAGCCGCTGCTGGTCGCAGTCGCCGCCGACCACCATCTCACCGGGCCCGACGTCGACCTCGCTGAGCTGCGCGACGAGCGCTGGATCGCCCCGGCCGCCGGAAGCTCCTGCGAAACGATCCTGCAGCGCTCCTGCGCCCTGGCCGGCTACGAACCCCACGTGGTGGCACACTGCGCCGACTTCGCCGTGGCCGCCGCCCTGGCTGCGGCCGGCCACGGCGTAACCCTGCTCCCCAGCACCGCCATACCCACCACAACCGGGCACCACAGCCCGATCAGGCTGCTATCCGTCCGCCGGCCTCACATCCACCGCACCCTGTACGCCGCCATCCGCCCCGGCACCCGCCAACACCCCCTGATCAGCTGTCTCCTCGAGACGTTGACCAGCAACGCCCAACAGCTGCGCGTTGACCTGTAGGCGGTGGTCCGCCACTGCGATCCGAGAGACCGCGGGCCACTCCGCGCCGGACGCCACCATGACGATCTACGCGCACGCGTCGCCGGACGAGAGGTACCGCGCGCTGGCCAGGCTCGACGAGCGCATCAGCAAGGAGTCGCGGACGCGCCGATTCTCTGCTGGGCCGGCAACCCGCAGTCGTGGTCGCACTCACAGCCGATGTGCGGAACTCGTACCGGAGCGGCGCGGCCGTCGGCACGGGCCCGTACCTCATGCGCAGGCCGGGCGCCGGCCCCGCACGGCTCAAGGTCCGGTGCCCCGGCGCGGCCGAGATCGCTGAGCGGAGACCGCGTTCGGGCGGGCGAGCGGCGGGACAGCAGGCATCCAGCCAGCGCGGCGGCGAGGCCGGCCAGCCCGGCCGCCGCGAAGCCGCCCGCTGGCACCGAGACGTCGATCGCCACCCCGACGATCGGGGATCCGAGCGCGAAACCCGCGCTCTGCGCCGAGGATTGCAGACCTGTCGCCTCACCCCGCACGCTGGCCGGCGCCAGCCGGCTCACCGCGTCGGCCACCGTGGAAAGGGCCGGCGCGGTGAGAAGCCCGGCGCCGACAACGGCCACGCACAACCAGGGCCAGTCGTGGGCAAGCCCGGCGGGAATCGTCACGAGCCCGAGCAAGCCGAGCAGCAGCCACGTGGGCAGCGGCCGGGGCAGCGCGCCATAAATCAGCCCGCCGGCGACGGAGGCCACGCCGAACACGGCTACGACCACGGCGGCCCACGACATCTGATTTGCTTCTTCGAGCGTGGCGACGATGGCGAGGTCGACGCCGCTGAGCAGCGTCGTGGCGCCGAACGCCATCGTCAGTACGGCAATCATCCCGGCGCCCAGCCACTCCCGGCGCGGGGGCCGTCCGGCCGCGCCGGCATCCGCCTCGTCCTCGGCACGCAGCGGCGGGTTGAGCAAGGCGATCCCGGCTCCGCCAGCCGCGATCGTGGCGCCGACCCCCCACGTCACCACATCGGGGGACATCTTCGCCGCACAAAGGATCACTACAGCCGGGCCCACGATGTACGACAGTTCGCCCTGCACCGATTCCAGCGCGAACGCGGCCCGGCGCTGTCCCGCCGTCGTCATCGCGGCGATCGCCTGCCTGGTCACCGGCTGGGCCGGCACCATCAGCAGACCCGCCGCGAAGGCGGCGCCCAGCAGGATCCCGTACGGCAGGATCGGCACGCTCAGCCAGAACACGACCTGCAGTACGACAGTTACCAGCAGCACGGGACGCAGGCCCCGCCAGTCGATCATGCGGCCAAGCAGCGGCCCGCCCAGCGCCACCCCGGCGGTCAGAGCCGCCGCGACACCACCCGCTGCCGCGTAGCTCATGTCCAGACCCAGCACGACATACATCGTCAGCGCCATCACGTCAGCCGTGATCGCGGCACGGGCGAGCAGCGAGACGCCCAGCAGCGATGCCATCCCTGGCACGGCGAGTACCTGTCGGTATCTGGTCACCTGCGTGACGCTAGATTTTCCGTCACATCATAGGAAGTGGTAAATTCATTGGACCTGGCATAATGGATGCTTATGGCCCGAGATCTTGAGACGGCGTTGCTGCGGACTTTCGTCACCGCCGTGCGGACGGGCAGCATCAGCCGCGCCGCGACCGCGCTCGGACATACCCAGCCCGCGCTCAGCCAGCAGTTGCGCAAGCTCGAGAGGGCCGTCGGCCGTCCGCTGCTTTACCGGTCGACGTCTGGGGTCTCGCCGACCCGGGCGGGTGAGGAACTCCTGCCGTACGCCGAACGCATTCTCTCGCTCTCCGCACAGGCACTCACCGAAACCGGGCGCGCGCTTACCGGCCACTGCGGCGTCGGGTTGCTCGAAGACCTCGCCGCGTCCCAGCTTCCACAGGCCCTCGCCGACCTCGCCCGGGTGCACCCCGGCGCCACGCTCGAGGTGCTCACCTTCTCCAACGCCGCGATGCGGGAGGCCTACGACGCGGGCCGCGTCCAACTCGTGCTCGACGAGGTGCCGTACGTTCCCGGGCCGCCGCGCTGGACGGTACGCCGCCCGCTGGTCTGGGCGATCGGCCAGGGTGTGGACGTGGCTGCCGATCCGCTGCCGGTGGTGCTGTTCTCGAACCCGTGCTTCTGGCGTACGTCAGTGCTGGAAACGCTCGAACGTGCCGATCGGCGCTGGCGGGTGGCGTTCGAAAGCAACAGCCTGGTCGGTGTGCTCGCCGCGGTACGGGCCGGTCTCGGCGTCGCGGCGCTCATGCCCGCGAACCTCGAACCGGTCATGGCCTGCCACGACGCGGACGCCCTGCCCACCCTGCCGGACGTCGAGCTCGGTCTCACACGGCACCCACGGACCGAAGGTGATCCGCTGATCGATGCCGTGGAGACCGCGCTACGACGCATGATCTGATTACTCGCCGAGCACCGCCGCAAGATGCCGCTCGCCGACGATGAGCATCCGGTCGATGCAGTCCCGGCGTACCCTGCCCACCCAACGCTCGGCGAACGCCTTCGCCCGGGACGCCTGCGGCGGAGTCTTGATCACGTCGATGCCTGCGGCGGTGAACACCGCGTCGAAGGCCGCGGTGATTTTCGTATCGCCGTCGCGAAGCAGGAACCGCAAGGTGGTCACCCGCTGGTCGAGGTCCATCAGCAGGTTTGAGCCACAGGGTGTCGACGGTGAAGAAATCACAGGACAGCATCGGGTGCGCCCGGGCGACCAGGAACTGCTTCCTACGATTCGTCGACTCGCACGATGGTGGCGAGTACGTCGTTGAACGCTTCGGTCGAACTCGGGTGGGTGTAGACGGCGTCGCGGAGTTCGGCTGCCTTGATCCCGTGCCGCATGGCGAGTGCGACCGTGTTGATGATTTCCTGCGCGTCGACGCTCAGCAGGGCGGCGCCGAGAATCTCGTCTGTTTCGGCGTCGATCACGAACTTCATCACGCCGCGGGTCTCCTCGACGGCGTATGCCCGAGGCATCGCCACGATCTCGGCGACGGGTTGGCTCGCGATTTTCACCCGGTGCCCAGCCTGGCGGGCTTCTCTCTCTGTCATCCCCACGGTCGCCAGTGGCGGGGTCATGAACAGAGTGCGGGGGACTACGACCCGGTCGGTCGTCGTGCGCCGGCCCTCGCCGGTGAGTTGGTCGAGGACGATGCGGCTGTCGTCGAGCGAGAGATAGGTGGTGAACGCTGCTTCGCCCTTGACGTCGCCGAGGGCGTAGATGTGCGGCTGGCTCGTCCGCAGGTACTCATCGACCTCAATCGCTCCTGCCTCGGTGGTGCGGACGCCGGCGGCGTCCAGCCCGAGGTCGCGCGTTGCCGGCACGCGGCCGGCGGCGGCGAGGATGGCGTCGACTTCGACGCTGTGCTGCTGGCCGTCCTTGTCGTAGACGACCGTCGCGCCGCTGTCGCCGTCGCGTACCTGCGTTACCTGTGCACCGGTGACGATTTCGATCCCGTCGCCCGCCAGGATGCTCTCGGCCACGGCGGCGATGTCATCGTCGTCCCGACCCAGGAGCCTGGCAGCGCGCACGAACATGGTGACCTGGGAGCCGAACGCGCGGTAGATGGAGGCGAACTCGATGCCGAGGTACCCGCCGCCGAGGATCGCGAGTCGCGCCGGCAGGATCGTTGTCTCAATCAGATCGGTGCTTGTCAGGACGCGCTTGCTGCCAGCAAGGCCGGGAATGTCGGGAATGGCCGGCTCGGAGCCGGTATTGATCAAGATGGTGTCGGCGGTGACGGTGAGCTGCTCGTCGGCCGTCATGACGCTGACGGAGTGTGGGTCGGTGAAGGTGGAACGCCCCGTGAGCACCGTCACGGTCTCGATGCTGTTCAACGCGTCGAAGTTGCCGCGGCGCATCATCTCTCGGATTGCCTGGACCTCCCGGACAGACTCTTGGTACCAGTCCTGCGCCGGGTCGTCCGGCCGGCGTTTGTGGGAACGGTGGACGAGTCCCTTCGTCGGTACACAGCCCACGTTGGGGCAGGTGCCGCCGTACATGCGGTCCGACTGCTCCACGAGCACGACGCGCTTGCCGAGCCGGCCCATCTTCGCGGCGACGGTCTTACCCCCCTTGCCGAAGCCGATGACGAGAATGTCGGCGTGAAGACTTCTGTTCACGGTAACCATTTCTCCGGTCTCTCAATAATGCGTAGGCGTCCATTGACGAGCGTAAAATCGAATCATATCGAAAGTCGGGCTCATGGAGAGGCTGACGAACCTCGTCGACGCGAGTGCGGCCGGGGCGTGCCAGGTAACCCCGACATCGACCTGCCGCGACGCTGTGCCGACAATGGCCTGACCAGATAGCGCCCGGCCCATTCTATTCGAAAGCGCACTGCCCCGTGATTCGAACAAGTTAGGCCGCTATAAGGAGGATGATCGGCTCTGGACCGGTACGACGCCTGCGCCGAGCGCATTCAGCGGGCACACATTCGGCCGCGCGCGGCGTGGTGCGGTCAGGCGGAGTAGCCGCGGGTGGCGATCCAGTTGGCCATGTTGATCGTGTTCATCCAGTAGGTGTTGGAGCCGTACATGCCGGAGGCGTCGGCGACTTTCACGGCACGCCCGTCGTCGCTGTAGCCGACGAGGGTGACGTAGTGGCCGCCAGAGAAGTCGTGCCGGACCCCGCTGGCGTCGGTCGCGCCGCCGATGATGTTGGCCACCACGGCATGGCCGTTGCTGATCGCGTGTACGACGTCAGCCTGCAGTTGGTCCATCTGAGCGGGTGTGGCTTCCTGACCCGTGATCTCCTTCGTCTGGTACACGTCGGCGCCGATCGCGCCGTTGAGCATGCGGGTCGTGTCGAAGGCGGAATCCGTGCCGTGGACCGTCGTGCCCAGCCCGCTGGCGAGTTTCTCCTGGCTGACGTCGATGCCGCGGGCAGTCAGGGCGTTGTGCACCGCGGCCGGGCCGCAGTAGTAGAAGTTGATCTGATACTCGAACGAGGTGTCCAGGATCTTCTCGGATGGGGCCGCCGGAGCCGCGGGTTGAGCGGTGGCCGTGTCCGGGTCGGGCGCGGCCGTGGCCGTGGCGGGCGCAACATCGGCCGTGAGCAGCGAACCCGAGGCGGCTGCCGCGCCGGGAGCGGTGGGCTCATGCCCGAGTGCGCCTGCGGTGGCGGCCATCGCGGCGGTTACCAGCGCAGCCGACAGCAGCGCCACTTTATGACCGCGGCGCAGCGCGGTCGGGCGAAACAAATTGCGAAAACGTTCCTCAGTCATGATGTTCCCTCGATCGCGTGAATTAGCAGAACTCTCGCTCCGCTGAGTGAGTTGCGCTATGCACGGCTTCCCGGACAGCACCCGGCTTTACGGCCGGCTGCTGCCGCATCTCGTCCCCCGTAGACCGCGGCTCGCCGGTGTGGCCGGCGAGCCGCTTGACGGGTCAGTCGATGGTGATGGTGAGTTTGCCGAGGGTGCCGGCGGCGAAGTCAGCCAGCGCCTTGGGTACTTCGTGGAGGCGATAGCTGGCGGTGACCGGTATGCGGAGCCGTCCGGCCGCGGCGTGTTCGGCGAGGGTGTCGAGGGTGGCCTGGTCGGGGTTGGCCCAGATGGCGGTCGCGGTGGCGTCGGGGCGGTTCAGCGCGTCCGGGCCGAAGCCGAGGGTGGAGGCCAGGCGTCCGCCGGGGGCGAGCAGGTCGGCCAGTGCGGTGGCGTCGCCGGCCAGGTGCAGCACCGCGGGTACGCCGTCCGGGGCGATCGCCCGCACCTGCGCGGGCAGGTCGCCGGTGTAGTCAACGGTGTGCGCGGCGCCGAGGTCGCGCACGAACTCGGCCTCCGCGCCCGGTTTGGCGGTGGCGATCACGGTGGCGCCGCGGGCGGCGGCGAACTGGATCGCGTACGCCCCGACGCCGCCGGTCGCGCCGGCAATGAGCACGGTCTCACCGGCGGTCGGAGCGACCGCGTCGACCGAGTTGAGGGCGGCGGTGCCGGCCAAAGCCAACGCGGACGCGGCGGTGTGGTCCAGCCCGGCCGGAATTCTGGTCACGTAGCCAGCGGGGACGGTGACGTACTCGCCGAACGCGCCGTCGCCGAGGGCCGGCTTGATCACCGCGCCGAACACCGGGTCACCGACCGTCAACCGCGACACCCCCGAGCCGACGGCGGCGACGGTGCCGGCGAAGTCCTTGCCGACGACGACCGGGAAGCGGTGCTCCATCATCCCCTTGGTTGTCCCGGCGGCGACCATCGCGTCGATGCCGTTCACCGACGATGCGGTAACCCGCACCAGCACTTCCTCCGGCTCGGGCGTCGGCTCGGGCAGGTCGGTCAGGACCGGGGTGGCACCGAAATCGGTGACCACGATTGCGCGCATGTTCGTCTCTCCTCAAGACTCGGCAAGCGATCCGGAATGGTCTCGTCCGGTTGCGTGAACCGTAGCACGCAACCGGACACACATATTCCGGTTGTCGGTACGATGGTGGACATGACCTCGACCACAGCCGGCCGACAGCCCGACGGGCTGCGCGCCGACGCCACCCGCAACCGGGCCCGGATCATCGACGCGGCCCGCCGCATGTTCGCCAAGCACGGCCTGGACGTGCCGATGGCCGAGATCGCCGAGTGCGCCGGCGTCGGCGTCGGCACGCTCTACCGCCGCTTCGCCAGCCGCGACGAACTCATCGCCGCGATCTTCACGGCGAACATGGCCAGCTACGCCGATGCCGCCGAAGAAGCGCTCGCCGACCCGGACCCGTGGCACGGGCTCACCAGGCTGCTGCACCGCATGTGCCAGTGGCAGGCCGACGACCAAGGCTTCAGCGACGTGCTGATCACGGCACAGCCGCAGGCCAAGCACGTCGAAGCCGAGCGCCAGCGTGCCTATCGGGCAGTGACCGAATTGATCAGCCGCGCGAAGGCCGCCGGGCAGGTCCGCGCCGACTTCACCGCCGAAGACATCGCCATGCTGCTCATCGCCAACGCGGGCCTCATCAGCGTCACCGGCGACGTCGCCCCCGACGCCTGGCGCCGCTTCGCCACGCTAATGATCTCCTCGTACCGCGCCGACAACACCGAGCCCGCCCCGGCGCCGCCTACCGCCCGCGCGATGTACGGCGTGATGCGCCGACGACAAACCCAACGCCCGGCAGGCAACCCGTAGCCGCCCGCGCCGCAGCGATCGCGGTCTCCACGTCGGCAGTAGCGATAACTCCGTGCGGCCCCTCACATACGGCTTTCGGTGGCCAGGGACAGCCAGCCTCACCCGGACCCATCCGTGCCAGTGGATCTGTTGTTCCCGAGCGCCCTGCCGGGGATTACCGAGGGCGGGCGGCGCGCAACGACTCGGCAGCTGTCAGGAGAGCGGCACCGAGGAGCACCGTGTCCTTCAACAGGAACTGCCCCAGCTGAGAAAGGCTCAACATCCCCTGACCTTCCTGCCGAGCCCCGGGCGTCGTCGCCAGGAAACTGAGCGTGGTGAGGAACATCCCGACCGCCCCGAAACTGCCGATCGCCGACGCTCTGGGCGCAAGCGGCCTCGCGGCGATCAGAGAGCCCAGGGCGATCTCTGTCACCCCGATAAGCCGGTTGAGCTTTTGTGCGCCCAACTTCTCGCGGAACCGCGAGAACAGCGGACTCGAGGTGACCAGGGGCTCGTCGTTTTCGACCTCGTACTGCTTGAACTTGAGCGCACCGATCCACAAGATGTTCGTCGCCAGTGCGGAGCGCAGGAACGCGTAGCCTACGGAGCCGAGATCATCGGCGGAGGCGTGCCGTGTGCGCATCGCTCACTCCTAAGTCCCTGCGTCGACGGGCGACCCTTACCCGCTGCGACCCGCCGCACACACCGAGGGCGCGACATCGCGCTCAAGAATGCCAGCCAGCAGGCGGAAAGGTGATCACTGCCGGGGCCCGATGCTGAGCCCGTTCACCGATTAGTTCCGGGGTTAGAACCGGGGGCCAGGGGTAGTCGCCCAGCGCTGAGGGAGAACGCCGAGCGCCTTTGGGGTGATCATGTCCGTTCGGTGCAGGGGTCCTGCGGCAGGGCCGGTCGGGATCTGTCCGCAGTCGCGGGTCGTTCGGTGAGCAACGAGCGGATCGGTGAGCACGGGTTTCTCGCCGACGGCCTGACCGCGGCGCTCGTCAGTCGCGACGGGTCGGTGGATTGGTGGTGCCCTGCAAGGTTCGACGGACCTTCGGTGTTCGCCCGGTTGCTCGATGACGACGGCGGACACTGGTTCGTGCGGCCGGGCGACCAGTTCGACGCCGACCGCTCCTACCTGGGTGACACCCTGGTCCTGCGTACGGTCTTCACCACACAGCAGGGCACGGTCGCCTTGACCGACGCGCTGGCCCTGGAACCCGGTGCTCGGGTGCACATTGGGCTGCGGCCGCCCCGGGTACTGCTACGGATGGTGGAAGGACTGTCCGGCAGGGTCCCGGTCGTCATGTCGTTCGCCCCACGGTTCGAGTACGGTCGGGTGACCGCGTATCTTGCGCAGCACGACAGTGGCGTGGCGGTCACGGCCGGGCCGACGACGTTGACGATGAGTGCCAGCGTTCCCCTGGAGTGCCGCGACGGTGACGCGTCAGCGCAGGTCACCGTCGGTGAAGGGCAACGGGAGACGTTCGCGCTGGCCTACACCCCGACGTACGGCGGGGGGCAGCCGCCGATGACGGACGTTGGCGCCGCGCTCGCCGATACGATCGAAGCTTGGGAATCGTGGAGTCGGGCGCACAATTACCCGGGTCGCTACCCGGAGCTTGTCCGGCGCAGTGCGTTGGTGGTGCAGGGCCTGACCTATCAGCCGAGCGGGGCGGTCGTTGCCGCGGCGACCACATCGCTGCCCGAAAAGCTGGGCTCGGACCGCAACTACGACTATCGGTACACGTGGGTGCGCGACTTCGCCCTGACCCTGCGGGCGTTGAAGGTGGCGGCCTGCCCTTACGAGGCGGGCCGGCTGTTCACCCGGGTCGCCCAAGCCGTCGGCCAGCCGGGCAACCAACCCACTCCGATCATGTACGACGTCGAGGGCGAACGCGATCTGACCGAACGCAAGCTGGAGACCCTGCGCGGATACGGCGGCAGCGGGCCGGTATGGGTTGGCAACGACGCTTGGCGACAGCGTCAACTGGACGTGCCCGGCGAGGTCCTCGATGCAGCATGGACGCTGCGGAACCAGCTGGATCCGATGCCGGCCGACGTCCGTCAGCTACTGGCGGCGCTGGCCGACACGGCCGCCAGGGATTGGAGCCAGCCGGACGCCGGGATGTGGGAGGCGCGGGACGTCGAACGGCACCACGTGTCGTCGAAGGTGCTGTGCTGGGTGGCACTTGACCGGGCGGTGCGGTTCGGCACCGCGCTGGGCAGTCCCGAGGATCTTGCCCGGTGGGCATCGGCCCGAGACGAGGTCCGCGCAGCGGTCCTGCAACAGGGCTGGCGCGCCGAGGTCGGCGCCTACACCGGGGCGTTCGGCTCCGACGAGCTGGACGCCTGCGTGTTGATCATGCCGCTGGTTGGCTTCCTTCCCGCGACCGACGAGCGGATGCGCGCCACGATCGAACTCATTGAACAGCGACTGTCCAGCGGTGGCCTGGTCCGGCGCTGGCCCGGCGATCCGGCGGGTTTCCTCCTGGCTTCCTTCTGGCTGGTGCAGTGCCTGGCCCTCGTTGGCGAGGGTGAACGGGCCATCGCGATGTTCGAAGGCCTCGCCGGACGGGCCAGTGATCTGGGCCTCTTCGCCGAGCAGATCGACCCGCGGACCGGCGAGCAGCTGGGCAACTTCCCCCAGGCGTTCTCGCACATCGCCCTGATCGACGCCGCTTGGCTGCTCACCAATACCACGTGCCCTCCCGAATAGCGCCTCTGACGTTCGGGTGAGCGGCAACTACGAGTCCCTTGTAAGAGTGACGCTGGCTGGGGGCCGTTGGATGACACGCCGCTCGGCTTCGCGTGCCGCGGCGCCTGGTGCCCGACGCTTGGACGGTGACAGAACCTGTTCGTGGACCAGGAAGGTCAACGCCGTTCGGCATGGAGCGCGATCCTTCGCGGGTCGTCGCGTTCAGCGATGCGGTCATCGCCATCGCCGTCACCCTGCTCGTCCTGGAGATCCGCCCGCCGCAGGATACCCGGCACCTGGTCCACGGCCTCGCCACGCTCTGGCCGTCCTACCTGGCTTACGTCGTCACCTTCATGTTGATCGGGCAGGTGTGGGCCAATCACCACGTCATGTTCGACCAGATCCGCATCGCCGACCGGATGGTGCTGTTCCTGAACACCGTGCTGCTGATGGACATTGCGTTCCTGCCGTTCGCCGCCTCCGTTCTGGCCCAGGCGTTCCGCGACGGACAGGGGCAGCGCTCTGCCGTCGTCTTCCACGGCATCGCGTTCGAATTGGCAGCCATGCTGTTCAACGCCATCTGGGAGTACGCACGTCGTCATCGCCGGCTGCTCGTGACTACCATGGATTCCGCCGGTGCGAGGGCCATCAGCCGGCGCTTCCGGCTCGCCCTTACCTGGATCGCCACCGGAACCCTGCTGGGCGCCCTGCTTCCCGCTCTTGGCGTGGCTGTGATCGCCGCCTTCATTCCCTTCTACTGGCTGCCGATCCGGGGCGAAATCGCCGAGACGAAGCCTCGGCGCGACGGTGGCGGTCAGGCTTGACCGCGGGTGGCCAACACCGCAGCAGGACACCGAGGCCGGTAGGCTTCCGGATCATTCGCAGGGTGCCTTGATGAAGCAGCACGCCAACGCCGGTGTTGGCTATGG
Proteins encoded:
- a CDS encoding NADP-dependent oxidoreductase, encoding MRAIVVTDFGATPVLTDLPEPTPEPEEVLVRVTASSVNGIDAMVAAGTTKGMMEHRFPVVVGKDFAGTVAAVGSGVSRLTVGDPVFGAVIKPALGDGAFGEYVTVPAGYVTRIPAGLDHTAASALALAGTAALNSVDAVAPTAGETVLIAGATGGVGAYAIQFAAARGATVIATAKPGAEAEFVRDLGAAHTVDYTGDLPAQVRAIAPDGVPAVLHLAGDATALADLLAPGGRLASTLGFGPDALNRPDATATAIWANPDQATLDTLAEHAAAGRLRIPVTASYRLHEVPKALADFAAGTLGKLTITID
- a CDS encoding TetR/AcrR family transcriptional regulator, whose amino-acid sequence is MVSSGCVNRSTQPDTHIPVVGTMVDMTSTTAGRQPDGLRADATRNRARIIDAARRMFAKHGLDVPMAEIAECAGVGVGTLYRRFASRDELIAAIFTANMASYADAAEEALADPDPWHGLTRLLHRMCQWQADDQGFSDVLITAQPQAKHVEAERQRAYRAVTELISRAKAAGQVRADFTAEDIAMLLIANAGLISVTGDVAPDAWRRFATLMISSYRADNTEPAPAPPTARAMYGVMRRRQTQRPAGNP
- a CDS encoding YkgB family protein, coding for MRTRHASADDLGSVGYAFLRSALATNILWIGALKFKQYEVENDEPLVTSSPLFSRFREKLGAQKLNRLIGVTEIALGSLIAARPLAPRASAIGSFGAVGMFLTTLSFLATTPGARQEGQGMLSLSQLGQFLLKDTVLLGAALLTAAESLRAARPR
- a CDS encoding glycoside hydrolase family 15 protein, yielding MSNERIGEHGFLADGLTAALVSRDGSVDWWCPARFDGPSVFARLLDDDGGHWFVRPGDQFDADRSYLGDTLVLRTVFTTQQGTVALTDALALEPGARVHIGLRPPRVLLRMVEGLSGRVPVVMSFAPRFEYGRVTAYLAQHDSGVAVTAGPTTLTMSASVPLECRDGDASAQVTVGEGQRETFALAYTPTYGGGQPPMTDVGAALADTIEAWESWSRAHNYPGRYPELVRRSALVVQGLTYQPSGAVVAAATTSLPEKLGSDRNYDYRYTWVRDFALTLRALKVAACPYEAGRLFTRVAQAVGQPGNQPTPIMYDVEGERDLTERKLETLRGYGGSGPVWVGNDAWRQRQLDVPGEVLDAAWTLRNQLDPMPADVRQLLAALADTAARDWSQPDAGMWEARDVERHHVSSKVLCWVALDRAVRFGTALGSPEDLARWASARDEVRAAVLQQGWRAEVGAYTGAFGSDELDACVLIMPLVGFLPATDERMRATIELIEQRLSSGGLVRRWPGDPAGFLLASFWLVQCLALVGEGERAIAMFEGLAGRASDLGLFAEQIDPRTGEQLGNFPQAFSHIALIDAAWLLTNTTCPPE
- a CDS encoding TMEM175 family protein, producing the protein MERDPSRVVAFSDAVIAIAVTLLVLEIRPPQDTRHLVHGLATLWPSYLAYVVTFMLIGQVWANHHVMFDQIRIADRMVLFLNTVLLMDIAFLPFAASVLAQAFRDGQGQRSAVVFHGIAFELAAMLFNAIWEYARRHRRLLVTTMDSAGARAISRRFRLALTWIATGTLLGALLPALGVAVIAAFIPFYWLPIRGEIAETKPRRDGGGQA